GGCGGCAGATAGAAATCGGTGATTTCGGAAAACTGCTTTTGCAGCAAGGGGATGAATACTTCGTTCAGCGCCACGCCCAGCACCGCCGGCTCATCCGGCGGCTTGCCTGTATACGTAGAGTGATAGATCGGCGACTTGCGCATCGTGATGCGGTCGATGGTGAACACCGGGAACCAGTCCTGCTCGTTGTAGTAGCCGGTGTGGTCGCCGTAAGGCCCCTCCAGCGCCATTTCATAGCCGGACGGATGCGAGGGGTCGGGATTGATATGCCCTTCCAGCACGATCTCGGCCGAGGCCGGCACCCGCAACTCGCTACCGATGGCCTTGACCAGCTCGGTGCGGCTGCCGCGCAGCAGGCCGGCGAACTGGTATTCGGACAGGCTGTCCGGCACCGGCGTCACCGCGCCTAATATAGTAGCGGGATCGGCGCCCAGCGCCACCGCCACCGGATACGGCTTGCCGCCGGTGGCGATCGCATGCTCGCGGAAATCCAGCGCGCCGCCGCGATGCGCCAGCCAGCGCATGATGACCTTGTTGCGACCCAGCACCTGCTGGCGGTAGATGCCGAGGTTCTGGCGCTTCTTGTGCGGTCCTTTGGTGATCACCAGGCCCCAGGTGATCAACGGCGCCACATCGCCCGGCCAGCAATGCTGGATCGGCAGCCTGGCCAGGTCGACGTCGTTGCCTTCCCAGACGATATCCTGGCATGGCGCCGAGCGCTGCTCCTTGGGCGCCATGTCCCACAAGGATTTCACCAGCGTGCCGAGGCCGAGGATATCTTTAAAACCTTTCGGCGGTTCCGGTTCTTTCAGCGACGCCAGCACGTGGCCGATGCGCCGCAATTCGCTGACGTCGTCGGCTCCCATGCCTAGCGCGACGCGGCGCGGCGTACCGAATAAATTGCCTAGCACAGGTATCGAATGCCCTGTCGGATTCTCAAAAAGCAGCGCCGGACCGCCGGCGCGCAAAGTGCGATCGCAGATCTCCGTCATCTCCAAATAAGGTGAAATCGGCGTTGAAATCCGTTTTAGCTCGCCAATTTGTTCCAATTTGATAACAAAATCACGTAAATCTGAATATTTCATGGATTCTTACAATCTTTATGAATGTTAATTCGACAATTAAGGCTTCCCAGCGAAGTGCTTGATTTTATTGGCTCACAGCGGTAAACCGGCATATTCTTTATACATAAAAGTTATTGATTTAATTTTTTATAGTATTGACTCGATATAAACCGCCCCCTACAATGCGCCCAGCTTGAAGCAGTCGCAACGTCCAAAAAGCGTTTTCATGACGACTCTCAATACTCACGGGATCGGGGTCCCACATGACATTTTAAGGAGTGTTTTCAAAAGGCGTCAGCCTTCTCCCCCGAACAAGTTGTTTGCCAGCGGCACGGCGCATTCCTGCAGCCGACCAGCTTGGAGCCGCATAAGCGCAAACAGCAACGACGTCTGGCATGACGCACACAGCATGCGAAGCCAGGCGATATTGATTACGGTGCACGCAGCTTCAGTATTTTCGCCCCCCGCTGTTCCAAGGGGCCTGCATGCGCCGCGACGATTCTGGAGGTTCAATTGTTAGCAAGATCTACCAAGGCATTATCTAGTTGGGCTACGCCCGGATATTTAAGAAAACTTAGCAGCGAATCGATCAACGGCGCGGTCAACAGCGCGCTGTTCGCCCGCGACACCGTCGGCGGCCTTATCGCCACTACCCGCGTCACTGTCCTGTTCAGCGGCATCCTGGCCCTGATCGGACTCAGCACCATGCTGATCAGCCCGAATCTGGCCCTCAAGCTGCAAAGCCTGCCGCTGTTCGCCAGCAGCGCTCCGCAAGCGGCTGCAGCAGTTAGCGTTCAGGCAAGCGCTCCGGCGGCCGGCAAAAATGTCGCCAGCCTGACCGTGCCGGCGCCAAGCGCAAACGTGAATCACCTGCTGCACATGGATGGCTTTCCCAAGGCAGTCAAACCGCTCGACAACTCGCGTCAGCAGCAATGGGTCACCAACTGGCTGTCCAAGCGTTATCGCGTCGCCGGCGACGCCACCAACATGTTCGTGACGACTGCCTACAAGACCGCACGCGAAACCAAGCTGGATCCGCTCCTGATCCTGGCCGTGATGGCGATCGAGTCGGGCTTGAATCCGTTTGCCGAAAGCCCGGTTGGCGCGCAAGGCCTGATGCAGGTCATGTCGAAAGTGCATGAAGACAAGTTTGAAAGCATGGGCGGCATCAAGGCCGCGCTGAATCCGACTGCCAACATCAAGGTCGGCTCCATGATCCTCAAGGACTACGTGACCCAGGGCGGTTCGGTCGAAGCCGGCCTGAAGCGCTATGTCGGCGCCGCCGCCTTCGCCAACGACGGCGGCTACGGCTACAAGGTATTGGCTGAATATCGCCGCCTGCAAGACGTCGCTACCGGCAAGAATGTTCCTTCGACCGGTTCGACAGCGCCGATCGCGACGCCTAAGGCGCGTCCGATACAAGCCGTTGCTCCTGCAGATGCCGTTGCACCGACGCCAGCCGAAGCCGCAGTCAGCGTGCCGGATGCCATCGAACATCGTATCCAGCAGTCTGACAACCAGCGCAATCCGCTGCCGCTGACCTAAGCATTGCCACGACCGCGCGAGCCTTGGCGCTCCGCATCGAAGACAAAGCCCGCCTCTTTCCTTGGCGGGCTTTTTTTTCGCGTCCCGCATCCACCACCTGCCCGCCTCTTCCTCAAACAATCGCGCCAGCCAGCTTGAAAGCGCAGCGGTGCATGCATGTATTGACATTGCCCTGACATTGGTCAAGTCGAAATTGAAGAAAATACTGCTTATATATCAAGCACTTGCATCAACAGATATATATTTTTCCGAAGAAATATTTGGAAAATCTACAGTTCAGTTCCTCCGTCAATTTTTGCAAAGATCATTTATAGTGAAAAAAAATATCTCTACCGTTACCTTGCTCGCCACGCTGATGGCGTCATCCGCGGCCTTCGCCGCCAATCAGTCCGCCCCTGCCGAAAACGCCAGCGGCCCGTTCATCGGCGCCGGCATCGGCTCCTCGAACAGCAATCGTGTCAATGCCCCCTCAGACGGCCAGGCGTCCAGCGACAAGACCGCTTTCAACCTTTATGGCGGCTACAACATCAATGAAAATTTCGGCGTCAAGCTAGGCTACCGGAATTTCGGCAAGGCCACCGTATCGCGCGCAGACCTGCCGGGAATGACGGCCAGGACCAGCGGCTTCAGCCTGTCGGCGGTGGGCTCCTATCCTATCGCTCCAGACTGGGCGCTGGTCGGCGAGGCCGGTATCATGCGCTATGAAATCAAGCACGGCAGCTCGATTTCCGACAGCAAAGGCAACAAGTTCTTCGGCGCGCTCGGCGTCAAGTATTCCTTGGCTAAAAACATTGATCTGATTGCAGATTACACGCGCTATGGCAAGGTGGGCCTGGACTATGGCGGCAGCCAAGTGAATCTGGATACGCTCGGCCTCAACTTGCAATATCGCTTCTAACGACTTTTCTGGCGAGAACAAGAAAAAGGGGACTGGCACGAATGCCTAGTCCCCCTTTTTTGCAAATCAGGCAAACCCGAACTTACTCGCCCAGATAGGCCGCCTTCACCTTAGGATCATCCAGCATATCCTTGGCGTTGCCGCTCATGGTCACCAGGCCTGAATCCATCACATAGGCACGGTGCGCCGCTTCCAGCGCCAGCTTGGCATTCTGCTCGACCAGCAGGATCGTGATCCCTTGCGCGGAAACGTTGCGGATGACTTCAAAGATCTTTTCCACCATGATCGGCGACAAACCCATAGACGGCTCATCCAGCAGCAGCAGCTTTGGATGGCTCATCAATGCACGCGCCATCGCCAGCATCTGCTGTTCGCCGCCGGACAAGGTGCCGGCCATTTGGGCGGCACGCTCTTTCAGGCGCGGGAACACGGTAAACCACTTTTCGATATCGGCAGCGATGCCAGCCTTGTCGTCACGGGTATACGCCCCCATCAGGAGGTTTTCCTGGATGCTCATGCGGGTGAATACGCCACGCCCTTCCGGCACCATCGCCAGCTTTTGCTTGACCAGGTTGAACGAGGTCGTGCCCTTGGTATGCTCTCCCATATAGTGCATCTCACCTTCGACTTTACATTGCGGCAAAGTCCCGGTGATGGCTTTCAGCGTGGTGGTCTTGCCGGCACCGTTGGCGCCGATCAGCGTCACCAGTTCGCCTTCGTTGACGTCGAGGTTGATGCCCTTGACTGCCTGGATGCCGCCGTAGGCGACTTTCAGGTTGCTGACTTTCAGGATATTGGTTGCCATTAGTGACCACCTCCCAGATAGGCTTCAATCACGGCCGGGTTCTTCTGGATTTCGGCAGGCAATCCTTCAGCAATCGGCTTGCCGTAGTCCAGCACGGTCAGGCGGTCGCACAAGCCCATCATCAGCTTGACATCATGTTCGATCAGCAAAATGGTCTTTCCTTCATTCTTGATTTTCACCAGCAACTCGCGCAGCGCCAGTTTTTCGGTGGCGTTCATGCCTGCTGCCGGTTCGTCCAACGCCAGCAATTGCGGATCGGTAGCCAGCGCCCGGGCGATTTCCAGGCGCCGTTGATCGCCATATGACAAGTGCCGCGCGGTACGCTCGCCGAAACGGCCGATGCCGACGAAATCCAGCAGTTCCTGCGAACGCTTGCGGATAGCCAGTTCTTCCGTGCGCGCCGCCTTGTGGCGGAACACAGCGCCGAACAGGCCCTGCTTGGTGCGCACGTGGCAACCCACCATGACGTTTTCCAGTACGGTCATCTCGCCGAACAGGCGGATGTTCTGGAACGTACGGGCGATGCCGGCCTTGGCCACTTCATGCGGCGCCGACGGCGAGTAAGGCTTGCCGGACAGCTCGAACGTGCCGGTATCGGCCTGGTACAAGCCGGTGATGACATTGAAGAACGTCGTCTTGCCGGCGCCGTTCGGTCCGATCAGGCCATAAATCTGGCCCTTCAGGATCTTGACGTTGACTTCGGACAAGGCCTGCAAACCGCCGAACCGTTTATTGACGCCGGAGATATTTAAAATAGTTTGTGCGCTCATGTGATCTCCTTAAGCCTCTACCACGCCGGTCGCCAGCGTAGGTTTATCGATATCGGCATCCGGCCGATCCTCGTGCTTAGGCGCAGGCCACAAGCCGGCTGGACGGGTCAACATGATGACTACCATCGCCAGACCGTACAACAGCTGGCGCAGCACTTCGGCATCGATCAGCACCTTGCCGAAAACAGCCATCTGCATCGGCTCCACGGTGTGCCGCAGCACTTCAGGCAATGCCGCCAGCAATATGCCACCCAGCACCACGCCCGGAATATGCCCCATGCCGCCCAGCACCACCATCGCCAGTACCGCGATCGACTCGGTCAAAGAGAACGATTCCGGCGAGACGAAGCCCTGGAACGAGGCAAACATGGCGCCAGCGACGCCGCCAAACGAGGCGCCCATCGTAAACGCCAGCAGCTTCATGTTGCGGGTATTGATGCCCATTGCCTTGGCGGCGATTTCGTCTTCACGTATCGCCACCCAGGCACGGCCCAGGCGCGAGTTCTGCAAGCGGATCGAAATAATGATGATTGCGATACACAGGACGAGGAACAGGAAGTAGTAGGCATTCACCGACGGCAGGCTGAAACTGCCCAGCTGGACCGTCGCATTGGAACCGCGCTCCCCTGCCAGCGAGACGCCGAAGATGCGGATAGGATCGATCAGGTTGATACCCTGCGGACCGTTGGTGATGTTCACCGGCGCATTCAGGTTATTCATGAAAATCCGGATGATTTCACCGAAACCGAGTGTCACGATAGCCAGATAATCGCCGCGCAGCTTGAGTGTCGGAGCGCCGAGAATGGCGCCGAACATCCCTGCCAGCGCCGCTCCCAGCGGCACGATCACCCACAACGACAAGTGGATGCCGTTCTGGACAATTTCCGGGCCGCAGATCATCACCAGGAAATTGCCGATGGCCGGATAGGTATTCACAAACGATTCCAGCACCGAAGCAAACTGTGGCGACGCCAGCAAGCCGGTCATGTAGGCGCCGATCGCATAGAACGCGATGTAGCCGAGATCGAGCAGGCCGGCAAAACCGACCACGATGTTCAAACCTAGCGCCAGCATGATGTAGAGCAGCGCGAAGTCCATGATGCGGACCCAGGAATTACCGAAATTGGCGGCAATGAACGGGAAGATCACGAACAGGATAGCGAGGGCAACCAAGCTGGTGTAAGCCTTGGTCGGGTTCTTTTTGGTGTCGAAGAAGCTAGCCATATATCCTCCCCGATCAAGCGCGGTCAGCCACACGTTCGCCCATGATGCCGGACGGACGCAAGGTCAAGACAATGATCAGCACGATGAAGGCAAAGATATCCTGGTAGTTACTACCGAAGAAGTTGCCGGTCAGGTCGCCGATATAGCCAGCTCCCAGGCTCTCGATCAGGCCCAGTATGATACCGCCCAGCATGGCGCCGTAGATATTGCCGATACCGCCCAGCACCGCGGCGGAGAACGCCTTCAAGCCGGGCACGAAGCCCATCGCGAACTGCGCAGAAGAGTAGTTCGCGCCCCACATCACGCCGGCGACGGCAGCCAGTGCGGCGCCGATGGCGAAGGTCATGACGATGACGCGGTTGGAATCGACCCCCATCAGGCCGGCGACCCGCGGATTTTCCGCGGTGGCGCGCATGGCGCGGCCCATCTTGGTTTTTTCAACCAGCATCACCAGGCCGAACATCGAAGCGGCAGCCAGCACCAGCAGCATGATCTGCGTCGGCGAGATCAGCGCGCCGAAGATATGCACAGGGTCGGACGGCATGACTTGCGGGACTGGCAGCGGGCTGCGGCCCCAGATCATCATGGCGAAAGTCTGCAGCAGGATGGAAACGCCGATCGCCGTGATCAGCGGCGCCAGGCGCGGCGCATTGCGCAACGGCCGGTAGGCGACCCGTTCAATGATCAGGCTGACAATGACGCAGACCGGAATGGCGCCGATGATGGCGATCGCCAGCTGGACTATGCCAGGCAGGCCGGGAGCGACATGCTGCAGCAGCTTGAGGATGGACAAGCCAACCATCGCGCCTATCATCAGGATATCGCCGTGGGCGAAGTTAATCAGGTTCAACACGCCGTATACCATCGTATAACCGAGGGCAATCAACGCATACATGCTTCCCAGCACCAAGCCGTTGATAACTTGTTGGATAAAGATATCCATAATTTCCTTTGTGTGTTTCGGTTCAAATCGGTCAGAACACTATTGCGACCATCTCAGAGGCTGCACAGCAAAAATCATTCCCGATACAAAAACGGCACCCTGGAGAAGTCCTGGTGCCGTGGGGATGCGCCCTTCCGCCTAGCTGGAAAGGTAATCTGGCATTGCGTGAATAGCCGGAATATGAAGGATGAACGGGGTACACATATTATTTGTCTCCTTATACGTCTTTATGTAAAAACGTTTTTATCTTAAAGCGCCTTGTCTCGGTGGACAAATGCACCATGACCGTGCAGATTATAGCTAACGTTGAGCGATAATCAACTCTGACGGCACTACAATATTACTCGCTGAAGGCAGTTCAGCACAGCCTTTTACAATCAAACTTCAGCGCCGCAATGATAGCGAGGAAAACAAAAAACTATCGATGGAAAAGTGGGATTTATTCGGAATATAATTTCGCGCCAGAATGAGGCATCTGGGCCTTTGCACAAGGCTTTCAGGGGGAACTTTGACAAGTTAACAATCGGCCGCAAGGATGCAATCACCCATGACAATAAGCAG
The sequence above is a segment of the Collimonas sp. PA-H2 genome. Coding sequences within it:
- the ubiD gene encoding 4-hydroxy-3-polyprenylbenzoate decarboxylase, whose amino-acid sequence is MKYSDLRDFVIKLEQIGELKRISTPISPYLEMTEICDRTLRAGGPALLFENPTGHSIPVLGNLFGTPRRVALGMGADDVSELRRIGHVLASLKEPEPPKGFKDILGLGTLVKSLWDMAPKEQRSAPCQDIVWEGNDVDLARLPIQHCWPGDVAPLITWGLVITKGPHKKRQNLGIYRQQVLGRNKVIMRWLAHRGGALDFREHAIATGGKPYPVAVALGADPATILGAVTPVPDSLSEYQFAGLLRGSRTELVKAIGSELRVPASAEIVLEGHINPDPSHPSGYEMALEGPYGDHTGYYNEQDWFPVFTIDRITMRKSPIYHSTYTGKPPDEPAVLGVALNEVFIPLLQKQFSEITDFYLPPEGCSYRMAVVQMKKAYAGHAKRVMFGVWSFLRQFMYTKFIVVVDEDVNIRDWNEVIWAITTRVDPIRDTTIVDNTPIDYLDFASPVSGLGSKMGIDATNKWPGETSREWGRTISMSDEVKTRVDQIWQELGL
- a CDS encoding transglycosylase SLT domain-containing protein, whose product is MLARSTKALSSWATPGYLRKLSSESINGAVNSALFARDTVGGLIATTRVTVLFSGILALIGLSTMLISPNLALKLQSLPLFASSAPQAAAAVSVQASAPAAGKNVASLTVPAPSANVNHLLHMDGFPKAVKPLDNSRQQQWVTNWLSKRYRVAGDATNMFVTTAYKTARETKLDPLLILAVMAIESGLNPFAESPVGAQGLMQVMSKVHEDKFESMGGIKAALNPTANIKVGSMILKDYVTQGGSVEAGLKRYVGAAAFANDGGYGYKVLAEYRRLQDVATGKNVPSTGSTAPIATPKARPIQAVAPADAVAPTPAEAAVSVPDAIEHRIQQSDNQRNPLPLT
- a CDS encoding porin family protein, with product MKKNISTVTLLATLMASSAAFAANQSAPAENASGPFIGAGIGSSNSNRVNAPSDGQASSDKTAFNLYGGYNINENFGVKLGYRNFGKATVSRADLPGMTARTSGFSLSAVGSYPIAPDWALVGEAGIMRYEIKHGSSISDSKGNKFFGALGVKYSLAKNIDLIADYTRYGKVGLDYGGSQVNLDTLGLNLQYRF
- a CDS encoding ABC transporter ATP-binding protein is translated as MATNILKVSNLKVAYGGIQAVKGINLDVNEGELVTLIGANGAGKTTTLKAITGTLPQCKVEGEMHYMGEHTKGTTSFNLVKQKLAMVPEGRGVFTRMSIQENLLMGAYTRDDKAGIAADIEKWFTVFPRLKERAAQMAGTLSGGEQQMLAMARALMSHPKLLLLDEPSMGLSPIMVEKIFEVIRNVSAQGITILLVEQNAKLALEAAHRAYVMDSGLVTMSGNAKDMLDDPKVKAAYLGE
- a CDS encoding ABC transporter ATP-binding protein; protein product: MSAQTILNISGVNKRFGGLQALSEVNVKILKGQIYGLIGPNGAGKTTFFNVITGLYQADTGTFELSGKPYSPSAPHEVAKAGIARTFQNIRLFGEMTVLENVMVGCHVRTKQGLFGAVFRHKAARTEELAIRKRSQELLDFVGIGRFGERTARHLSYGDQRRLEIARALATDPQLLALDEPAAGMNATEKLALRELLVKIKNEGKTILLIEHDVKLMMGLCDRLTVLDYGKPIAEGLPAEIQKNPAVIEAYLGGGH
- a CDS encoding ABC transporter ATP-binding protein, whose translation is MASFFDTKKNPTKAYTSLVALAILFVIFPFIAANFGNSWVRIMDFALLYIMLALGLNIVVGFAGLLDLGYIAFYAIGAYMTGLLASPQFASVLESFVNTYPAIGNFLVMICGPEIVQNGIHLSLWVIVPLGAALAGMFGAILGAPTLKLRGDYLAIVTLGFGEIIRIFMNNLNAPVNITNGPQGINLIDPIRIFGVSLAGERGSNATVQLGSFSLPSVNAYYFLFLVLCIAIIIISIRLQNSRLGRAWVAIREDEIAAKAMGINTRNMKLLAFTMGASFGGVAGAMFASFQGFVSPESFSLTESIAVLAMVVLGGMGHIPGVVLGGILLAALPEVLRHTVEPMQMAVFGKVLIDAEVLRQLLYGLAMVVIMLTRPAGLWPAPKHEDRPDADIDKPTLATGVVEA
- a CDS encoding branched-chain amino acid ABC transporter permease, with product MDIFIQQVINGLVLGSMYALIALGYTMVYGVLNLINFAHGDILMIGAMVGLSILKLLQHVAPGLPGIVQLAIAIIGAIPVCVIVSLIIERVAYRPLRNAPRLAPLITAIGVSILLQTFAMMIWGRSPLPVPQVMPSDPVHIFGALISPTQIMLLVLAAASMFGLVMLVEKTKMGRAMRATAENPRVAGLMGVDSNRVIVMTFAIGAALAAVAGVMWGANYSSAQFAMGFVPGLKAFSAAVLGGIGNIYGAMLGGIILGLIESLGAGYIGDLTGNFFGSNYQDIFAFIVLIIVLTLRPSGIMGERVADRA